Proteins encoded in a region of the Coprothermobacter sp. genome:
- the ade gene encoding adenine deaminase, which translates to MNRKTQTVQERIARLIDVAAGRTPADVVIRNIHLVNVFDGHIEDDVDIAVSGSQIAGIGRYDGVTVVDGKSAYAAPSFVDGHMHIESTMVVPGEFAKVALACGTGAVIADPHEIANVAGARGIRFMLEATRNSPLDFYFMLPSCVPATHLETNSETLDADRLSELSHNPRVLGLAEFMNYPGILFRDPAVLAKLAAFDGQLIDGHAPFITGQDLEAYIGAGISTDHECTTADEAREKLARGMWIMMREGSVTRDVKALIPLLTRENMHRIMLATDDRHPSDLLAEGHINYAVNLLLEAGVDLPTAVRLGSLNPATHYNLPRKGAIAPGYWADFIIFPDPRHVQPSSTYAKGELVAKDGRYLGADDGHPSRSYGIKNSINIATPTYQSLRVKAEPGKQLRVLQLIPHQVVTGERRVDPRVDAHGFVVSDTDQDVLKVAVFERHHATGRVGVGFISGFQMKQGAVASSVAHDSHNIVVCGVADRDMLLAVQQVAFIGGGLAVTANGQVVGSLPLPYGGLMSDLSVPEVAARLDDLGKVMRDATGCPLDDPFMTLAFMALPVIPKLKITDFGLIDVEKFKVVSLFI; encoded by the coding sequence ATGAACCGCAAAACTCAGACAGTTCAGGAACGCATCGCACGGCTGATCGACGTCGCAGCCGGCCGCACACCGGCAGACGTGGTCATCAGGAACATCCACCTGGTGAACGTCTTTGACGGGCACATCGAGGACGATGTCGACATTGCAGTATCGGGCAGCCAGATCGCAGGAATCGGGCGATATGACGGCGTGACGGTCGTCGACGGCAAAAGCGCCTATGCTGCGCCCAGTTTTGTCGACGGCCACATGCATATCGAGAGCACCATGGTCGTCCCGGGCGAATTCGCCAAGGTGGCGCTTGCATGTGGCACCGGCGCAGTGATCGCGGACCCGCATGAGATCGCCAACGTCGCTGGAGCGCGCGGCATCCGGTTCATGCTCGAGGCCACGCGCAACTCTCCGCTGGATTTCTACTTCATGCTCCCCTCCTGTGTCCCGGCGACACACCTCGAAACCAACAGCGAGACGCTTGACGCTGACCGTCTGTCGGAGCTGAGCCACAACCCGCGAGTCCTGGGTCTTGCGGAGTTCATGAATTACCCTGGCATCCTGTTCAGGGATCCGGCGGTCCTCGCCAAGCTGGCCGCCTTCGATGGACAGCTGATCGACGGGCACGCGCCCTTCATCACCGGGCAAGACCTGGAGGCATACATTGGCGCGGGCATCTCGACCGACCACGAATGCACGACGGCAGATGAAGCCCGTGAAAAGCTGGCCCGCGGAATGTGGATCATGATGCGCGAGGGATCGGTGACACGGGACGTGAAAGCCCTGATTCCACTGCTGACCAGAGAGAACATGCACCGCATCATGCTGGCGACAGACGACCGGCACCCGTCCGACCTGCTTGCGGAAGGGCATATCAACTACGCGGTCAACCTGCTGCTTGAAGCAGGTGTCGACCTCCCGACCGCCGTACGCCTGGGCTCGCTCAACCCGGCCACCCACTACAACCTTCCTCGCAAAGGGGCCATTGCCCCCGGCTACTGGGCCGACTTCATCATCTTTCCGGACCCGCGGCACGTTCAGCCGTCATCCACCTATGCCAAGGGAGAACTGGTGGCAAAGGACGGACGCTACCTGGGCGCTGACGACGGGCATCCCTCGAGGAGCTACGGCATCAAGAACAGCATCAACATAGCTACTCCCACCTACCAGAGCCTGCGTGTCAAGGCCGAGCCGGGCAAGCAGCTCCGAGTCCTGCAGCTGATCCCCCATCAGGTTGTGACCGGCGAGCGTCGCGTCGACCCAAGAGTCGACGCACACGGCTTTGTTGTGTCGGACACCGACCAGGACGTCCTGAAGGTGGCAGTTTTCGAACGCCATCACGCCACGGGGCGCGTGGGCGTAGGGTTCATCAGCGGCTTCCAGATGAAACAGGGGGCGGTGGCCTCATCGGTTGCCCACGATTCCCACAACATCGTCGTGTGCGGCGTTGCCGACCGCGACATGCTGCTGGCCGTACAGCAGGTCGCCTTCATTGGCGGCGGCCTCGCGGTGACGGCCAACGGACAAGTTGTCGGTTCTCTCCCGCTCCCATATGGCGGTCTCATGTCCGACCTGTCCGTACCTGAGGTCGCGGCCCGCCTGGATGACCTGGGCAAGGTGATGCGCGACGCAACAGGCTGCCCGCTGGACGATCCGTTCATGACACTGGCGTTCATGGCTCTTCCGGTCATTCCAAAGCTCAAGATCACGGATTTCGGCCTGATCGACGTCGAGAAGTTCAAAGTCGTCAGTCTGTTCATCTAA